The nucleotide sequence GTTTTGAATCCGAGGGGACAGAGTGAGCCTGGTTTGAACTGTCTGTCATTTTAATTTTTCTTTTCCAGTTCGAAGGTAACTGCGTTTTCCTGGTCTGGTTTGACTGTGGCAGTGAGACCGGACTTTTGCGCATCTGCATACCTCTCAGGGATCAGGGATGTTTCCTTGATGACGACATCTGCCTCATCCAGATTAGTCCCGTCTGCGGGCCCTTCTGTTTTGACGCAAGTGATGGTCACACGGTGTTCACCGGCGATTGCGCCATCACCTTCTTCGAAGGTACGCATCTGAAAATTCCCGTCTTTATCTGTGCGGCCGACGGCCGCCTGTGTCTGGGCACCATTTGATTGAAAGACGACAGTAGCTCCCTCAAGTGGTGTCCCGTTGAATTTTACTGTACCAGTAACGGGATAGGTTGGGGGGCGCTGTTTCGTCCATTTATCTTCTGACGCCCCGGAACAGGCCGTGCAGATCAAAGTAATTATCAACAGGGTCAATGAGCGACGCATGCGAGCAACTTTCTTTATCTATGAAAGTTAAAGTGAATGAAAATTATAAGCATCGATTTCTGTTCACAAAGGATATTGAGAAGCATCTCCTGAATGGTCGACTGACCAATTCAGGGATGACTGAAGTCGCATCCTTGCGCTGAAATGTAGCTCAGAACTCACCCAAAGTTTCACCTCCATTTTTTGATCCCAATGCGCCCCAGATTCCGTATGGACTTTTGCCGGATGAGACCTGGGAGGCACTGATATTTCCCGTGTCGATATTCTCACTGATGAAGCGGACGGCACCATCGCCCATCAGCAGATGGACACCCCCCTCATGGCGACTGGATGGGGGTTGAATTCCTTGAGTTGTCTGGCCATTACAGACCGGCGCGTTGGGAGGCAGGATGGTATTGAAATTAATATAGCCGGATCGTCCATCGGTCCAGCGTGTTCCCAGGGAACGATTTCGATCAAGCAATCCCGTTGTAAATGCGCCATTCACGAAACTGGCAAGGCATGCGGAAGGGTTCGTGGAATTGCTGGTTGAGTTGGTACCTGCGCCGTTAGCGGGTGTCAGGGCTCCAGACCCGGGAGGACGAATGCATTCGGAAACCATGGCGGTATTACTGGTTCCATCAATAATATCCCGCATGCGGACACTGGATTGAAATCCAAAGACGCCCCTCAGGTTTCCTGGAGAGATGGATTGGAAGTTACTGTATTGATCGCCGATGCAGAACAGGTAGTTATGCTGTCCCAGATCGGTGATATCATTCGTGTTGATATCAGAAGGGCAGTTAATGATTGGTAGTTTTGTTTTGTAGGCGGGGAATCCGGTATTCCAGACATAAGAAGTGGCGCCCAGGTTGCTGGTGATCTGGGCGAACAGAGGTGCCTGATCGATGTAAGGGAGCAGTGGGATATAAGCGCTAAACCGGGAATCGAGTCCGCAGGTTGTGCAGGTACTTTCATAAGGTCCGATGCGGCTGGCAGGAAATGTTCCGAAAGTGGAGTGATAGTTATGAAGCGCCAATCCGATTTGTTTCAGATTGTTTTTACAGGTGCTGCGACGGGCGGCTTCGCGTGCCTGTTGGACTGCGGGAAGTAAGAGAGCGATTAAGATGGCGATAATGGCGATGACAACTAACAGTTCAATCAGTGTAAAGCCACGTCTGGACTTTGATGTCTTCATGAGATTCCTGCTTTGAAAAACGAGATAAAAAATGACTCTAAAGAACCGTTCACAAGAGTCGAAAATTGCTATTTCTTATTAAAATTCTGCTGTTTCAGATAACGCGCGGGGATTCCATTAATAAAGCGGACGTCAGCGATGTCGCCTCCCCAGTGTCGTGAGATATCTGTAAGAGTGGATCCGCCAATGGCCAGAATTCCTCCCGGCGTGAGGGGCATAATGTCTGCGATGTTATTGAAAGTCTGCTGCAGATCCGGCCTGGAACTGAATTCCGGCGTTCTCGTGAAAGTAACGATGCTGTCATGTGCGGCAGAACGATTGGAGTCATACGTGAATACGATGTGGTACCAGCGGTCCTGTTCCCAGGGAATGTTCTTTTTAGTGTGAAATGAAACATACTGGTTGTCTGAATTCAGGAAGCCAAAGCCCATTCTGCCGGAATGATCGTCCGTAAACAGGTTGAATTGAGACGTGGAATGCAGGTTTGTATTTCGATAATGGAACAGCGTGTCGGAATCGCCCTGCTGTTTGATATTGGGATTGCGTGCCCAGAGTTCAATCGTGAATCGCTGCATATCGAACAGGGAAGCCTCCTGTTCGGAAAGCGTGCGGAACAGTTTATGGTATTGCGTTTCAAACGGGCCGGCTGACGATTTGATGTTTTGCGGTGCCGGGCGACCAGTGAAGGGGGACTGCCCATGAACTTCCAGAATATTCAGATGCAGAAGATGTTCGCCAGAGTCATGGGCAATTTGTGAAGTTTCCCGATCGGACAGTTTCCAGTGTGCAACTAACTGTGGTTGATCAGGCACGAGGTTTTGCACAAACAGTTCTGGCGTCGATTTAAACCGCGTTATCTTTCTGGAATCAGCCTGTACGCGGACCGCCGTGTTTTCCGTCAGATCCTGGGTAATGGTTGTCTGGCGTTTTTCATCAAGCAGATCGAAGCGGACAAGTCCCTGTAAAACATGCACTTCTGTTTCACGATCGGGAGTCACAATCAGTCCAAAGGATGTGCCCAGATCTACGACGCGCGATGAGGGAGTGTCGACTGTCAGTCCCTGTGATTGGAGAGGGACGTGAGCAAAGAGATTGCCCTGATTGAGCATGAACTGATCTGGTTGAATCAGTGTGAGCTGTGAGACTCCTTTGAGGATTACTTTCGCACCGGTGACGGTTTCCAGTTCGATAATTCCAGAGCGGAGGTGAATCTGATCGCCCGCATGCAATACGTCGTCTGGCTGCCAGTTATTTTTACCTTCAGACCAGACTGCGTTTTTTATATTAATGATCCGGGCCAGAACCCGGGGGTCTTTATTTTGCAGAAATGCAGACGTTAAGAGATATGCGGCTGCTAAGGCACAGATCGTACATGCGAGGATCGTGGATAAAATTATTCGACGATCTGGTGGAACTGTCTCTGTTAACAGGTGATCGGGGATGGTTTTGAGTTCACCGGAAGGCAGTGGTTCGTAATCTGAGGAGCGTCCCAGCGGGCCGGGGTCCACAATTCCTTCCCACTCCAGGTTCGCACACATTCCGGAATACTGGATAAAAAAGTCTCGGGCGGAATCGGATTGCAGGACCAGTTTCTCCAGACGACCGGCCTGTCGGGAGGAGAGGTTCCCGTACTGGTATTCCCAGCAGAGTTGCATCAGTTCTTCCCGTTCCTCAGGAGTTAACATTAGAAAAGGTCTCCGGAATGAAGGCGTCTCTGAATACAGCTGAAAAGGAGATCGTGGGCGCGTTTCAGAGTTTTGTAAATTGCATTGGGGGTACGCTTCAGATCCTGGGCAACCGAACTGGGACTGGCATCCGGTTCGTATATTCTTTCGAGGACTTCTTTCTGGCGTTGTGATAACAGTTCAAAGCAGACGGAAAGGGCGGCCTGTTGCTGATCCAGTTCATCAACGGTTACCATTGCGCTTTCGGCAACTCGGTTGTAGAACTCGTTACTGAATATGTTTCGTTCGAGGTTTTGTCGTCGTCGATAGTTGAGAACTTCATAGCGCACGATCTGACAGCTCCAGGCCCAGAAATTAGATCCAGGCTCGAAGGCGTCAAATTTTGACCAGAGTACGGTGCACGTATTCTGATAAATCTCCTCGGCATCTGTCCGATTATCTACGAGCGATCTGATGAATCGGTAGATTCTCTGGCTATGTCGGGAGAACAGCATTATAAATTCCGTTGTTCGGTCGGTTGCTACCGCCATTTTCATTACCTCTCACTGAGTCGCGACGAGAGAAGTCTTTACAGACCCAACCCTTATTGAATACAGCTTGAATGTGGTAAAATTAGCCTCGGAAAATTGAGGAAATCTGTAAGTCTGTTTATATAATGAAGTTTCAGCAGAAGTTTTTACGGGGATGACTGTCATTTTCGGAGTGATTTAACCTGGTTGGTGGGGGGATTATGTATAGAAGGCTGGTGACGGAGTGTTGCGATTCATCGAAATAACTTTTCTGTCTGAGAACTATGAGCAGGCGTGTCGATTACGAAATGAAATATTACGACAGGCTTTAGGTCTGGATTTACTGGAGGAAGATTTATCAGCTGAGGCGGATTATTTACATTTTGGGATTGTGGAGGGAAGTCGAGTGATTGCCTGTGTACTGGCGGTTCCTGTTTCAGATGTGAAAGTGAAAATCAGACAGATGGCCGTTTCCGCCGACTTTCAAAAGCGGGGGGTCGGTAAATCACTGTTGTCAAATAGTGAGACCAGTCTGAAACAGCGGGGCTTTCAATTTCTGGAACTGGATGCTCGTACTTCTGCGGTGGGTTTTTATCAAAAACTGGGTTATCAAAAGGTGGGTGAGGAATTTTTATCCGTTTCGATTCCCCATCAGAAAATGCGAAAGTCACTGACGGAATGACAGTCGAAACCGCCGATTATCCGAGTAATTCATTAATCACGGCTCCACCAGTCTGGCTGAGTACTTTGAAGCGGCCTTCGTGGAAATAGGTGAGCTGGTTATCATCCAGCCCCATGATATGTTCCAGAGTCACATGCAGGTTCCTGATCGGGTTGACGACTTCTACGGCATGATCCCCAATTTCATCAGTGGCCCCGATACGATGTCCGGCTTTAACGCCGCCCCCTGCCATCCACAGTGCCATGCCTTTCGCATTGTGATCACGACCGGCTGCCTGTCTGCCGCTGCGAATGCCATTGTCGGGAGATCGCCCGAATTCACCCGTCCAGACGACGAGTGTGTCGTCGAGCAGTCCACGCGATTTCAGGTCCTTGAGCAGCGCCGCGATGGGTTTATCGACGGCTTGCATGCGTGCTTTGTGCGAACGTTCCAGGAAGTCATGTGAGTCCCAGCCTGCGGCGTAGATCTGTACGAAGCGGACACCTTCTTCAACCAGTTTCCGAGCCAGCAGGCAACGGCGACCGAAGCTATCCGTTTCGGGTTGACCCAGGCCGTACATTTCCTGGGTCTGCCTGGTTTCCTGGTCGAGGTTAATGATATCAGGTACCTGTGCCTGCATGCGAAAAGCGAGTTCGTACGATTCCATCCGGGCCGCCAGAACTTCTTCATGCGGGTGGCGCTGCATGTCTGCCCGATTCAGTTGTGCGAGCAGGTCCAGGTTTTTGCGCTGCGTTTCGCGGGTTACATGAGCGGGGGGATTCAAATCCAGAATGGGTGAGCCTTGAGAACGCAAAGCCGTTCCCTGGAAGTAAGCCGGTAAAAAGCCATTTGACCAGTTGGCAGAACCTCCCTGCGGGTAAGCGACTTCGGGGAGAACGATGAATGCGGGCAGGTTCTGGTTTTCGGTTCCCAGACCATAAGTCATCCAGGAACCGATGGCCGGGTCCCCGCCGAACCGGTTGCCTGTATTCATGTGATAGCAGGCAGTGGGATGATTAATCGATTCAGCCTGCAGTCCATGATAGACGCAGAGATCATCAGCAACGTCAGCAAGATGCGAAAAATGTTCACAGAGTGAAATGCCTGATTCACCGGCTGGCTTGTGTTTGAAGGGACTTTTGATGTAGTACCTTTTCCCGCTGGCCATGGCGGAGACCTGTTTGTCTTCGCGAATGAATTCTTTGAGGTGCAGCTTTTCCAGCGCGGGTTTTGGATCAAAGGTATCCAGGTGGCTGGGGCCCCCTTCCATAAACAGGAAAATACAGGCTTTGGCGCGGGGCTTGAGGTGGGGATCGCGCGGTTCGAGTGGCTGCGCCCGTTTGAGATTCGCTGATTTCGGTGAGGCTTTTTCTTCTGCCTGCAGAAGCGCATTAAAGGCGACTGTGCCCAGGCTGGCGCTCATGCCATACAGAAAGTCGCGGCGTTGTAATCGATGCATGGGGATATTATCGCAAATAAATAAATTCGTTGGAGTTCATCAAGACGAGACACAGCTCCGCCAGGGCGCGGGTGGCTGCATCTACGTCCCATGGTTTGAGATCCTGCTTGTAATTTTCTGACAGGTCCAGGTTTTCGGTCCAGCTGAACGACTCACCAGTTAATTCTTCAATCATTTCACGTTTCACTTCGCGTGGCAGAGGGATTTGCTGAGGAGGATGTTGTTTATGATATGTCTGCATCTGCTGGACGTGTTTCAAAGCCATCTGCAGTTCAGAAGATTCAGGGACGCGTAGCAGAACCTGCTGGAAAGCAAGCTGAACCGCGTCTTCGTGAGTCTTTGATTCCTGCCTGATTTTATGGGCCAGCGCCAGGGCGCGGTCGTGTGTAAATTGACCATTGAACAGAGCAAACGCCTGTGGGGTCACCGTCGTTTCATCGCGACGTTCGCACGATGATTCGCTCCCCGGTCGATTGAAGACTTCCAGCATCGGATCTGAAAGGGTGCGGTAGCGAAAGGCATACAGCGTGCGTCGGTTCCTCTGTTCACGACGCGGCATCGGTTGATAGGCGGGAGCCACTGATCCCATGATATGACGTGGTTGCAGGGCGACTTCCCAGTTGATTTCCGGAAAGACACCCGGTCCTCCCATTTCCGGATTTAATTCGCCTGTCAGAGAGAGCAGAGAATCGCGAAGCTGCTCTGCGGTCATTCTACGGGTGGGAAAATGAGACAGGAGTCGATTGCTGGGGTCGACTGTTCGAACCCGTTCTGCATTAACAGGATGGCTGCTTTGCTGGTAAGTGTCAGAGGTCATGATCAGGTGATGCAGCTGTTTGAGCGACCAGCCATGATCCATGAACCAGGTAGCGAGCCAGTCGAGCAGTTCAGGATGAGAAGGGCTGTCCCCTTTCTGACCGAAGTTATTGGGGGTGGCGACCAGTCCGGTGCCGAAATGCATCTGCCAGATGCGATTCACAAAAACCCGGGCGGTCAATGTGTTATTGGAGCTGGCAATCCAGCGGGCCAGCGCCAGGCGTCTGCCTTCTGTTGACTGGGGGATGGTATTCCAGGCATTCGGTTCTTTGATGCTGTTGGATCCGGCCACCGCACTGAGGACTCCTGGCGTGACCTTGTCTGTGGGAGCAGTGATGGCGCCCCCGGCAAGAATGAAGGTCTGCTGGATCTCACCCTGTTTTTGTTTCGCACCTGGAATGAGGTTGACTGTTTTTGTGGAGCGGTAATTGTTCGGCGGCCCATTATAAACGCTGAAAGCATACGGTTCATATCGTTTGAGTTCCCGCTCGAAATAAGCGATGCGTTTGTTATTGATTTTCAACAGGCTTTTTTCAAGTTCGGCTAAGCCAAACCATTTGAGGGGGGGGCGTTTGTCGGCGGCAACCTGTTTGAGGTTCTGGTAACCGTTTTCTTTGAGCCAGGCCGCGATTGCAGCGTCTGTTTTCTCTTTGAACAGCTGTTGTTGTGCCTGCGTTTCTGCCAGGAGTCGCTCCGTGCGGGCTTTCATGTCGGCGAAACCGGAAATGTTTTCGTATGGCTGATAGTCTACTTTACGATCCGCGAACTGTACCGGAGCGAAGACTGCCTGGATGCGGTAGTAATCGCGGGTCGGAACCGGATCAAATTTGTGATCATGACATTTTGCACAACGGAAACTGTGCGCGAGAAAGCTGACGCCTACGCTCTGGGTGATATCATCCAGGAAGAGCTGGCGCGTGACGGCGGCGACACTCATCCCCGTGTGTTCCCAGGGACCGCTGCGAAGGTAACCGGTGGCGATCAACAGCTCGGGATCTTCAGGAGCCAGTTCATCGCCCGCCAGTTGTTCAATAATGAATCGATCATAGGGTTTATCAGCATTAAAACTGCGGACCAGATAATCACGATACCGCCAGGCGTTGGGGCGTTCATAATCATTGGCAAACCCGCTGGTGTCGGCATAGCGG is from Gimesia maris and encodes:
- a CDS encoding DUF1559 domain-containing protein; amino-acid sequence: MKTSKSRRGFTLIELLVVIAIIAILIALLLPAVQQAREAARRSTCKNNLKQIGLALHNYHSTFGTFPASRIGPYESTCTTCGLDSRFSAYIPLLPYIDQAPLFAQITSNLGATSYVWNTGFPAYKTKLPIINCPSDINTNDITDLGQHNYLFCIGDQYSNFQSISPGNLRGVFGFQSSVRMRDIIDGTSNTAMVSECIRPPGSGALTPANGAGTNSTSNSTNPSACLASFVNGAFTTGLLDRNRSLGTRWTDGRSGYINFNTILPPNAPVCNGQTTQGIQPPSSRHEGGVHLLMGDGAVRFISENIDTGNISASQVSSGKSPYGIWGALGSKNGGETLGEF
- a CDS encoding LamG-like jellyroll fold domain-containing protein; the protein is MLTPEEREELMQLCWEYQYGNLSSRQAGRLEKLVLQSDSARDFFIQYSGMCANLEWEGIVDPGPLGRSSDYEPLPSGELKTIPDHLLTETVPPDRRIILSTILACTICALAAAYLLTSAFLQNKDPRVLARIINIKNAVWSEGKNNWQPDDVLHAGDQIHLRSGIIELETVTGAKVILKGVSQLTLIQPDQFMLNQGNLFAHVPLQSQGLTVDTPSSRVVDLGTSFGLIVTPDRETEVHVLQGLVRFDLLDEKRQTTITQDLTENTAVRVQADSRKITRFKSTPELFVQNLVPDQPQLVAHWKLSDRETSQIAHDSGEHLLHLNILEVHGQSPFTGRPAPQNIKSSAGPFETQYHKLFRTLSEQEASLFDMQRFTIELWARNPNIKQQGDSDTLFHYRNTNLHSTSQFNLFTDDHSGRMGFGFLNSDNQYVSFHTKKNIPWEQDRWYHIVFTYDSNRSAAHDSIVTFTRTPEFSSRPDLQQTFNNIADIMPLTPGGILAIGGSTLTDISRHWGGDIADVRFINGIPARYLKQQNFNKK
- a CDS encoding sigma-70 family RNA polymerase sigma factor, with product MKMAVATDRTTEFIMLFSRHSQRIYRFIRSLVDNRTDAEEIYQNTCTVLWSKFDAFEPGSNFWAWSCQIVRYEVLNYRRRQNLERNIFSNEFYNRVAESAMVTVDELDQQQAALSVCFELLSQRQKEVLERIYEPDASPSSVAQDLKRTPNAIYKTLKRAHDLLFSCIQRRLHSGDLF
- a CDS encoding GNAT family N-acetyltransferase, with amino-acid sequence MLRFIEITFLSENYEQACRLRNEILRQALGLDLLEEDLSAEADYLHFGIVEGSRVIACVLAVPVSDVKVKIRQMAVSADFQKRGVGKSLLSNSETSLKQRGFQFLELDARTSAVGFYQKLGYQKVGEEFLSVSIPHQKMRKSLTE
- a CDS encoding DUF1501 domain-containing protein; its protein translation is MHRLQRRDFLYGMSASLGTVAFNALLQAEEKASPKSANLKRAQPLEPRDPHLKPRAKACIFLFMEGGPSHLDTFDPKPALEKLHLKEFIREDKQVSAMASGKRYYIKSPFKHKPAGESGISLCEHFSHLADVADDLCVYHGLQAESINHPTACYHMNTGNRFGGDPAIGSWMTYGLGTENQNLPAFIVLPEVAYPQGGSANWSNGFLPAYFQGTALRSQGSPILDLNPPAHVTRETQRKNLDLLAQLNRADMQRHPHEEVLAARMESYELAFRMQAQVPDIINLDQETRQTQEMYGLGQPETDSFGRRCLLARKLVEEGVRFVQIYAAGWDSHDFLERSHKARMQAVDKPIAALLKDLKSRGLLDDTLVVWTGEFGRSPDNGIRSGRQAAGRDHNAKGMALWMAGGGVKAGHRIGATDEIGDHAVEVVNPIRNLHVTLEHIMGLDDNQLTYFHEGRFKVLSQTGGAVINELLG
- a CDS encoding PSD1 and planctomycete cytochrome C domain-containing protein; translation: MYVPSALTARTFYSSLCFALLMSLPFVETATAEVAPLTVQEKFYLQKIRPLLEQKCLGCHGSTPDDIKGEYNMLTRDSLIKGGESGEAAVTVGKPEQSPFWNAVTWKDDSIQMPPQERNRLNATEIADVKQWIAQGAIWTDRELPPLTTDNASQNTATTMSTSGGQSPTWTNRTYEPAEIWAYQPIQRPPVPWNALAEKQTSRQNPIDAFIQRKLKQKQLPASPPAEKKALVRRATYDLTGLPPTLKQISKFEKNQGQFDWSQLIKELMERPQYGEQMAQMWIDVVRYADTSGFANDYERPNAWRYRDYLVRSFNADKPYDRFIIEQLAGDELAPEDPELLIATGYLRSGPWEHTGMSVAAVTRQLFLDDITQSVGVSFLAHSFRCAKCHDHKFDPVPTRDYYRIQAVFAPVQFADRKVDYQPYENISGFADMKARTERLLAETQAQQQLFKEKTDAAIAAWLKENGYQNLKQVAADKRPPLKWFGLAELEKSLLKINNKRIAYFERELKRYEPYAFSVYNGPPNNYRSTKTVNLIPGAKQKQGEIQQTFILAGGAITAPTDKVTPGVLSAVAGSNSIKEPNAWNTIPQSTEGRRLALARWIASSNNTLTARVFVNRIWQMHFGTGLVATPNNFGQKGDSPSHPELLDWLATWFMDHGWSLKQLHHLIMTSDTYQQSSHPVNAERVRTVDPSNRLLSHFPTRRMTAEQLRDSLLSLTGELNPEMGGPGVFPEINWEVALQPRHIMGSVAPAYQPMPRREQRNRRTLYAFRYRTLSDPMLEVFNRPGSESSCERRDETTVTPQAFALFNGQFTHDRALALAHKIRQESKTHEDAVQLAFQQVLLRVPESSELQMALKHVQQMQTYHKQHPPQQIPLPREVKREMIEELTGESFSWTENLDLSENYKQDLKPWDVDAATRALAELCLVLMNSNEFIYLR